The genomic stretch CTTGACAAAAAGTTGTTAGAAAATCATCATAAAGAAGGATATTGTTATATCCATATGGACTTAATCCAGATCACCATTAAACCTCTTCATAAGTTAGGACTTAATACTCCTATATTTTTAGTCCTTTGTGATACCCGTATTAAAGATTTTGACAATTCGAATATTACTATAGTTGAATCTAACCTTAATTATGACCCATTTACTTTAACTGTCATCCGAATTACTCTATGAGTTTATCTGACGAGTTTACTAAAAACTCTCTAGTTATCCATGTTCAAGACCTAAGAGATACTTTTAATCCTGGAGTCTCTAACATAGATGCCATTAGTAGAATTACATACAAAGTGTCTAATGTCAACTATAATTTCAAATCTCTTAGATCTATCCCCAAAAATGAAACTTGCATTATCAAGGCCAATCTTAGCAGCTCTAATGTTATGACCCCTAAGATTCTTACTACGTCTGATATTATTGATAGATTCCCTTAAGAGTGGATTTTACAAAATGCAGTTAAATCTAAAAAGATTGAAGTGACATCCATTAGAGATGTTATTCAAAACACTAATGGACTTGTCAAAATTATAATGAATAGGAGTCAATCCTTTTGTTATAATTAGTCTAGCAGCATAGGTTCTGCATCCAGCGCTAGCCACTATGTAGATTCTACCATTAGGGTAAACCTTGCAGGGGTAAATTTTGCTCATACAGTACCCTGACCTTTATACACATAGACGACTTCTAGATCATCCTCTCCTACTGGATCTCAAATTTTGGGAGTCATTACTCAAGAAAAAGCCTTTGTCATTGATAAATCCTGGATTAAAGCCGACTTTGAGGCTGACTACAATTTAGAAAAGAGAGACTGGTATTTCTCATCATTTTCCAAAGAACATACTCAAATGTATTTCTAAGAGTTTTATCACTTCTTAGAACAACATAAGATCAATGTTTACTTCTTTACCTGGTTTGAATTATTTTGTCTGGAAGAAAGGATAGATAACCCTTTTAATACTAAAATGTACTTAGATGCTAACATTAGAATTAGTACCAAGTGGAAGACTGTACAGAAAGCGATCATAAAGTCTATTCATCCTCCTTTAGAAGCCATAAAAATTACACCTTCTAAAGAAAATATAGAGATAAAAACTTATCCTTTTAAGTCTATCATCAATCCCATAGAACAAATAAAAGATATTAATAATCTACACAGTCATATGAATTATTCGAACCAGATACTACACACTATTGCTCAACAGTTAGATAAAATAGAAAATCATGTCTCTCACCCTAGATATGTCAAATACTACAACTTAGAGCATACCCGTCCTATTTACCATTACCATACACCTTCTACCAAATATTTAAAGGGTGCGAGCTTAGGTAGTGACACTAACCAGAAAATAGACGAATTAGTTAAAAAACTAAAAACATTGAATGTATGAAGTTCTTCTGGAGAAATAAATATCGTATCTCATGAAGAAGAATTTGATAATATGATTAGAAAATTAGAAGAAAAATCCCCAAAACCCAAAACCCGAAATTATTACCCTAGGCCTTCATTTGTAAATGTGCAATTTGAAGAAATAAGTAGTTTTTATAGAAAATAGCTATTTAGGATATTCCATTATGGAATGGAATATTGATGGAGCTTCTGAGCAGCAAGTTTTAGATACTATAAAAAATATGACCATGGCGGCTTCCGCCTTTAAATTTAAAGGAAACTCTGATAAGCAAACCAATGATATTCTTGTAATGGGTTTTACAGGTAAGTTAAAGGGATGGTGGGATAATCTCATAAGTCCTATAGATAAATCTCAAATCGATATAGCTGTTAAAACTGATTCTAATGAAACAATTTGTGTCATTACTCTCTTATATGCCATTACCAAGTTCTTTGTAGGAGAACCTCTTAAGTTCCAACAAAGATTAAGCGACCAATTATTAAACCTCTATTGCCCATCCATGTCAGATTATAGGTGGTATAGAGATATGTTTCTCTCTAAACTCTGTCTTAGGTATGACGGATATGCGAATTATTGGAAATAAAGATTTATTAGTGGCTTACCTAGATTATTTGCTGAAAAAGTTAAGACTAACATTAAATTTTTTGTTAACAAAACTATTCTTTATCAGTCATTAACTATAGGTGACTTATGTAATTATATTATAAAAACGGGAATACAAATATGTACTGATTATAAACTccataataaaattaaaaatgagaaaataaataaaaggtGCAATATGAGTTCCTTCGTTGAGCAATACGAAGTTATCCCTCTTAGAGCTTCCAATAACCTTGAGAATAAGAAAGTTGTTAGTAAAGGAAGAAATAACTTCCGTTATCACAAGAAAAAACCTTATAAAAAAAACTCTGAATTTTACAAAGCACCTTACAAGAAAAAACATGGTAATCAAACCTACAAGAAGCCGTTTACCAAGCCTAAAGATAAAGATGTTAAATGTTATAAATGTGGGTTTTTCGGCCATTATGCTAATAAGTGTAAAGTTCAAGAAAAGATTAATCAATTAGGAAATTTGGATATTTCGAAAGAATTAAAGGATAGTCTTATAACTACCTTAAAAAACATCTTACTTAAATCTGATGAAGAAGGTCGTTCTTCTTCTGAGGAAGAGTCGTCTTATGAAGATATTAACCAGATTAATAATTCTGAAGATTCTTATTCAAATTCTGAGGAATTCTTAGGAATAGGTTTTTGTAACTCCAGTAATTATGATAAAAGAATTAACGTGTTAACCGACCATCAGACTAATACCCTAATAGGAATATTAGACAAAATGGAAGACTCTGAGAGTGAGAGTGCTTTCATGAgacaaattaaaaatattattggCGAAATTGATATCGATAAAAGAAATGTTAATACAATAGAATTTAAGGATATCATGAACTTATTTAAAAAACCCATTGAAAAGGCCGTTTCGGTGAATGATTTACAAGAAGAAATTAGGAATTTAATGAAAGAAATTCAAGGTTTAAAACCTCGGGATGATGACTTAGAACTTAAACTTTTGGAATTACAAGATCATATGATTATTCAAAGTCAGAATATAGCTTCACCTAGTGTTAAACATGATGTAGGTATTAGAGACATTATTGTCACTATTAATGAAGACCCTTATattaataaaatagaaaatatgATATCACATAAATGGTATAGTAAAGTAAAACTTATAATACAAGACAAACTTTTTGAATTAATTGCTTTAATAGATTCTGGGGCGGATTTAAATTGCATCCAAGAAAGATTAATATCAACCCAATATTATGAAAAAACTAAAGAATCCTTAAGAGGAGCTAACAGTAACATGTTAAATATCTCGTATAAGCTATCTAACGCCAAGATCTGTAAAGACCAGGTTTGTTACAAAACTTCTTTTCTTTTAGTAAAAAATATTTAAGAAGCTATTATTTTAGGAACCCCGTTCCTAGCTCTTCTATATCCTTTTATCGTTGATAACATATATATTACTACCAAACCCTTAGGACGTGAGATAAAATTTGAATTTTAGATCAACAAAAAATTAGAGATCTTAACTTTATCCAAAGTAaacaaaattattttattaatcTTATTAACAATAAACGGGAACACATTAACTTCATTAATAAGAAAATTCATTTTAAAAGAATTGAAGAATAATGACTCTCGTATGGTATTCAAGAGAAAATTAAAATCATGAAAGATAGATTTGTTAAACATCTTTTTTCAGAACAACCTAATACTTTCTGGAAAAGAAAGACTCACATTATATCTTTACCCTATGAACCCGATTTCAAAGAAAAAGATATCCCTACTAAGGCTAGACCAACACAAATGAATAACACAATATTTAGATTATTGTAAAAAATAAGTAAATGATTATCTAAAAATGGGTTTAATTAGACCAAGCAAGTCACCTTGGAGTTGCTCTGCTTTTTTTATGTTAACACAACTGAGTTAGAGCGAGGTAGCCCTCGCCTTGTGATTAATTACAAGCCTCTCAATAAGGCTATACCCTACCCCTAATAAGAAATATTTAATTAGTAGACTATACCATAAAAGTATATTTTCAAAATTTGACCTTAAATCAGGATACTATCAAATTCAATTAGAAGAAATTGACAAGTATAAAACTACTTTTGTAGTATCCTTCGGACACTATGAATGAAATGTTTTACCTTTTGGGCTCAAGAATGCCCCTTATGAATTTCAAAATATTATGAATACCATTTTCAATTATTACGCTCATTTTACTATAGTCTACGTTGATGACATTTTAGTCTTCTCAGACTCCATTAATCAACATATGCAACACCTTAATCAATTTTATGATTTAATTAAGAATAACAGTTTAGTTCTATCTAAAAAGAAGCTTAATTTATTTCATAGTAAGATTAGTTTTTGGATTTTGACATTAGCCAAGGTATGTATATGCCTTAGCAGATCCTTAGATTTTGTTAATACGTTCCCAGTTTAATTAAAATACAAAGTCCAACTAAAAAGGTTTTTAGGATGTCTCAATTACGTTTCTGATTTTATCCCTAATCTTAGAACTATCGTTTTACCCCTATTCAAAATACTTAGAAAAAATCACCCCACCTTGGGATGATTCCATGATTGAGAGTGTTAGACAATTAAAACAATTGGCCAAGAAGTTACCTTGCATAGGAATTCCTGATTCTAGGATCAACCTTATTGTTGAAACAAATGCCTTAGACTTAGGGTTTGGTGGTATATAAAGCAGATACTTCCAGGCACGGAAAATGAACAAGTTGTTAGATATTATTCTGGAACTTGATCTTCGGCCCAATTAAATTTTAGTACTATTAAAAAAGAAATTTTAGCCACTGTTTTATGCATTATCAAATTTCAAGatgatttgtttttaaaattaTTTGTTTTAAAAACTGTTTGTAAAGCGGCTAAAAGCGTTTTTAAAAAGGATGTTAAGAattttgtttcaaaacatattTTTGCCAGATGACAATCTTTATTATCTTATTTTGATTTTTAGATAAAACATATTGAAGGTATTAAAATGTTTTTATCCGACTTTTTAACAAGATAATTTTTACAGGGAAAACATGATCAAGAAACCGAGTGATCCGTGAGATGACTACGGTCCTCCATTGTCCCCATTACCAAAATTACTTCACCTACACCCTCCAAACCACTAAACAAACCATCTTTATTATCACCATTAGCTTTTACGCAAAATATTACCACCCCTTTATCCTAAAAAATTAAGCCAAGTTCTAAATTAGCCTTTTATACTCCTCCTCCTTCAGTAAAAACTTCCTTTATTACTAAAAGTTTGAAAGACCATGTTATCCCTCTAGAACCAATGTATTGTTTATCAGATGTATCTCTTTTGTAAGTTATCTCAAGATTTTTTCCTCTGAGATTTTTCTTCTTACCTAAAGAATTAACAAAGACCATAAAGTCTTATGAATTTATTTTAGTTGATACCTACTCCATTTGTCTCGCTCATCAATCTGATGAGGTTGACAAAACAAAGATTAAGTTTTCTAAATTTAAGATCATGAAAGTTTGGTCTCCGTCCGATTGGGGCCAACCGCCAGCAAAAGGTCGCTTATTCTCTAGAACTTACTCACCACATACCTTCAGTTATTTTGATTATATGGAAGTCTGAACAAATTTCTTAGCTATTGAACCTTTCAACCATACTTGGTTCATTTGGCTCAACAAAGATATCTCTTTAAACTTCCCTTACTGGTTCATTAAATGGTTTCAACTTATTGGACCTACTATGGACATTTTCCAAGATTATGCTGTTAAGTCTTTCAATAAATTTATCTCAGTGACTACTTGTCCGACACACAAGGCGATATTAGCATTTTGTGCAGTTTTTGGCATTATCTAAATTAGTTATTGGACTTTTTCATCAGAGTTATTATGGAAAGTCTGCCAGAAAACtcaattaattaaaatattttcaATTAAATGGTGGTCAAGTTTAACCCAAAACTACTATCTAaagcaaagttggaggcattgtGCAAAGGTTATTCAACCTTTTGCAAAAATACAAACTTAAGTTCTCAAGATACTGTTTTCCTCATGGACCGGTCTAAGTTACTAGCAACCTTATCTACTGCTGCAAGTCCTAATGAATTTTTGTCTAAATTAAAAGAAGCTATTTCTGTTTTGTGTGATAGTGAAAGTGAGTCTAGTACCTGTGACAACTTGAATGAAAATGAAGACGACTGTTACGATATTACGGATATTGATGGTTAAAGTTTGAAGATAAGATTTGAATTATTGATTAGACTAATTGAAGATAAGATTTACTAAAGATTATGTCAAAAGATAAGTTTGAACTACTTTTAGAAATAAGACTTGTTATGGTACTATTGTAGGCCATGTGAGCCACCTTATCGTATTatctttgttttttcttttggCTTTGTCGACCACGTACCTATAAAGTGTTAAGGagtttttaattttatttcaagTCTGTCTTGCACCATTCTCTATATAAGAGAGTGAAAGTTGTTATGAAGGACATTCGAACTTGAAACCTCTCAAGTGAGAAATCCTGAAGTCTAAGACCCTCTTGTAACCTCTTGTAAGTATTTTGAAATAAAATCATGTTGTATAATAGTTTCGTTCATACTTCCCCATTTATTTTAACAACTCTTATTATTGAAATatatgtgtgtgtgcgtgcgcGTGCTTCTGGATCAAATGACACAAATGTGTCAAACCTAGTAACATGACACATCCGATAACTCTTCATCCTATGTCCGTATAATAAAATCCACCGTTgaattgaaaaatattatcatatagatcacGCATATAAAATTTTACTTCAATCAAACATAATTTGATATGTTGAGAATGATAAAAATTAACGGTTTTCATGAAGTTTCATAAGACGTTAGTTTTTACCTATGTCGTTGACATGTCAAATAATTTTTGATTGATATCTtgatctatatgataatataTTTCAATCCAACGACAAACTATATTATACGAATATGCGGTAAAGAGTTATCTTATGTTATTAAATTTGACACTTTTGTGTCATTTAATTctgattatatatatatatatatatatatatatatatatatatatatatatatatatatatatatatatgatgaaGAAATTCTGAAGATTATATTTGTAACTATGGATTTTGAGTGATATTGGTTTTCTTGGTTTTCTTGTTTAAACTTATGATTTGTAAAATTCTACCGAAAATAATATAATGTTAATCTTTTTAAAATCACCAATGCTTATacaattgaaaaaaaaaactCTTTAAAGTTTTATTTTAACTTCAAAATCATTGTTTTCTTTAATTTAATTATTGATAtgaaaataattaatttatataGATATTCTATAAATTTTCTTATTCATTAATGATAAATAAACCCATAATGAATATATTGATAGATAAATTTCTTATTCACTAATTATAAACATTAATAATAATAGTATTCTATGCAcgataaaatcatgaaaaatgaatcAACGTAAAAATAATGATGAAAAAACTAATATGAAAGATGTAATATCCTTTGTAAAAGAAATATCTAAGAAATATAagatttaaatttttttttggaCTTGACATGAATAATTTCAGGCATTTTTTAGGTTTTGTAAATTGTATACTAAACACTAACTAAAGAATCGAAGAATAGATTAACATACTCTTATATATGTATTATGAGTTTAATGATTAATGagaaataaatatataaattattttaaaacatTGTATTATTCACCTAACATATATCTTAAATGACAAGAACATAactaaaataattaaaataaaactatAATATATTTATGTTTAATATAATTTTAAAACATGTTCATTTAGAAGACTATATGTAAATATAGTTATTCATTTAAACTAATATTTAAAGTTAAGATTCAAATTAAATCGGTGCAACGCACTTGTCATATATATAGTTCAAAAAAATAATGTTaaaaaatcaatttgaaaaaaTAATAACGGTAAGATAGAttttaaaacaaattaaaaaacTAATATCCATTTTCATTTATAAAAAATTACAATAATATAACACTAATAGCAATATACATTTAAAATATAACATATTTTATTActaatttaatttaaataaattataataaaaatatatgaGTTAAAAAAACTTTCACAAAATTATTATATTCCTTTTATTAATAATACTAAAAAAGATATCATTTTTATTGTTACATTCTTTCATTGGTTACAATTAAATAATAAGAGAAACACTTCAAATTTATTgaaattataaataataaaaaatgattttatctttttttatttgattcacaaaatcaattatttattttaaatttaaataattttgataatttaTCATATTTTTGCATTTAAAATTAAAATCTTATCAATTTTTAGGGTAAATAAGTAAAGTAGACAAAACAGTTTgaatttaaaatataataatttattttGTAAATCAAATAATATATAGAGTAAAACATTAATTAATACTAATAAAAAAGGATCGAAAAAACCTTTAAACAAATTTAAACTTGTTTATATAACATATAATAATGTCATATTTTTGTAAtctcaatttttattttaaacttACATGATTTATACATATTTCTTTTTCTCTTAATtttataatatataaattaatctatttttgttatatttttttcCTATAAGCAAAATTTCTAAAACCATTTCAACGAATTCACCTTTTTCATTAGTTTATTTTGTTTTGATAGCTTTTTCCTTTATTTATTAACAACAACCATTACTACTTTTAATGAAGGCATATATATGCAATATTTTAAATCCCTACACTTTTTCCGCCAACAAAATTCCCTACTTTTCCGTTTTAAATAAATGGCATGTGAGTCATTTCCATCTAACACTTACCTTATCCACTTAATTAATGTATTAACTTTATCACTTACTATAAATTAGTGTATTGTTTATAGACATttttataatattgtttttattaattaaatttttcttTATAAAAAATGAATATCTTATAACTACTTTAAAAATATCCAAATCCAAAATTACGCTCTTCAAATCAAATTACTTTCTTTGCGCCAAAACATAAATTCCCTATTTCCCGTTTTACGCAAAGGGTATATTAGTCATTTCTGTCTTACACTTGACTTATCCACTTAAATACGGCGCCGTATCATTCGGAGGAGATGACAGCTGGCCAAAGAAGCGAAAAACAACTTCTATTGTTGTTTCTTCTTTCTTCTATGCCGCAATTCACAATTTCACTTTCATCAACTCTTTCTCTCTCTGAAAATCGATTGTTAAAAAATCGCTTCTGAGTAATTTACAAATCAGCTTCAACAATGGTTCAGCTTATGAGATCTGATTCTGATAATCACTTCATCAAAAAAGTTAAACTGGAGGAGTCTCAGCAACAAGATGATGATGTTCGAGCTATTCCGAATAAACGACCTAGATTTGATTTCAATTTGGATTCTTCTCCCAAGGTTTAGTTTTTTTTTCCTTGGTCGTTTAGTTTGTTGTGTTTATTACTTTCAATTTTGATTCTAAATTTGTGTTTTGCTTTTGGAACAGTGTGATTTAAGCGATGATTCGGTTCAGATTTCACCGGGTTTATACAACCCTTTGAATGAACCAAGTCCTCTTGGTTTGCGTCTGAAGAAGAGTCCTTCACTTTTGGATTTGATTCAGATGAGGCTTTCAGAGCAACATGATTCTAAGAAGAAAGATCAGAAGTCTGCTGCTGCAGCTGCTGCTGCTGATTCCAAACTCAAGGCTTCTAATTTTCCTGCTACTGTTTTGAAAATTGGAACTTGGGAGGTAAAATACTAAGATCATagtttttgttttgttttgttttgttaGTAGAAATGATCAAGAATAAAAGATTGATGTGATTGTTATGTATGATGATGTTGCAGTATAAATCTAGATATGAAGGAGATTTGGTGGCAAAGTGTTACTTTGCAAAGCATAAGCTTGTTTGGGAAGTTCTTGATGGTTGTCTTAAGAATAAGATTGAGATTCCATGGTCTGATATCATGGCTCTTAAGGCTAACTACCCTGAGGAGGCACCAGGAACACTGGAAGTTGTTGTAAGCATCTTTTTATATTTTTGCGAAACAAGTTTTTGGTGTTTCTGTTTAGTAGCTTTTGGATCACAATTATGTGGCATGCTTAGTTGTTGATTTTATATGTTGTAGCTTGCAAGGAGGCCTTTGTTTTTTAGGGAGATCAATCCACAACCAAGGAAGCATACCTTGTGGCAAGCAACATCAGACTTTACCGGTGGACAAGCCAGCATTCATAGGTATAATAATTGTCTTTAATAGCATACACAATCAGTGCAAATCAGTGTTGTGTTATTGATGTCTGATAGTGAAAAACCAAAAAACCCGCCATATAAAGTCGCTGCATCCGTGGTAAATTGGTGCTATTTGCCACAGTGCCGCCTCCCTTCACTTATCGGCTACGCACGGTGACAAAACTCTGTTGGCGCTATTTGCCACAGCTGCGCCTTCCTTCACAAATCGGCCATGAGACCCCAACTTGTCGTATTGTTGCTATGGCTAATATTTGACAACATTGGTTTAAATTAGTTTTACACTTACTTCCGACATCCAGCTCTATCATCTATGTGAAAGCTTGAGACTTCTGAGTGTGCTCCTCTCAAAGTGTTAGATTCGAATCTCACTGGTGCTAGCAGTTTTTGTGTTGGTCCATCTAGCCAGAGCTTTGCTCAGCTTCAATTAGGCTCCCGCCAGTGGACTGTAAAATTTGGTCCTCCGGATTAGTAACAGGATACTCAGTTTCCagtaaaaaataaataaattacGAGTTTATCCCATGTATATCCTTTAAATCCATAAATATTTGTGACACTTATCTTTCATCTCAAGTTTTTATATTTTTGTTCTCTTATCTATGGTGGCTTTGTTCTGATTTTTTAATGATATTATTCTCTATGTTATTGTTATAGGCGACACTTTATGCAATGCCCTCAAGGTTTGTTAGGGAGGCATTTTGAGAAGCTCATACAGTGTGATCCCCGTCTCAATTTTCTGAGCCAACAGCAGGATTTCGTGTTGGAGTCTCCTTATTTTGAGACTGGAACTGCAATTCACGACCACATTGAAACCAGTGATGGTTTTGATAGAAAAAGTGAAGGGCATGCTGGGATTTTTGGATTGCAGGATGTGGAATCGGGATCTGCAGGTCAATCATCTTCTTCCAGAAGTGAACATAATCTTATGGGTAAAGCTGTTGAAAACAATTTCCAAGAAATTACCTCACCTAGCTCAGGTAATTGCTTTCGATTTGTTTTATATATCATCACTTGAATTTAGTTTGATGGTCATTGCACTTGTTTGTAGCATAACTTTTCACAACTTTTATAATTAGAAATTTAGAATCATTCGACATGCTTCATGCTTCCACCATCATTATCATCCGAAAATGATATAATTTCATATTTTATTATCATGTGCAGTGATGAACCCTCATGCAATCAGAGGT from Lathyrus oleraceus cultivar Zhongwan6 chromosome 7, CAAS_Psat_ZW6_1.0, whole genome shotgun sequence encodes the following:
- the LOC127107214 gene encoding uncharacterized protein LOC127107214 produces the protein MVQLMRSDSDNHFIKKVKLEESQQQDDDVRAIPNKRPRFDFNLDSSPKCDLSDDSVQISPGLYNPLNEPSPLGLRLKKSPSLLDLIQMRLSEQHDSKKKDQKSAAAAAAADSKLKASNFPATVLKIGTWEYKSRYEGDLVAKCYFAKHKLVWEVLDGCLKNKIEIPWSDIMALKANYPEEAPGTLEVVLARRPLFFREINPQPRKHTLWQATSDFTGGQASIHRRHFMQCPQGLLGRHFEKLIQCDPRLNFLSQQQDFVLESPYFETGTAIHDHIETSDGFDRKSEGHAGIFGLQDVESGSAGQSSSSRSEHNLMGKAVENNFQEITSPSSVMNPHAIRGFKSRGAESLKFLSNLDQIKLPGLHPSMSIEDLVNHIGHCITEQMGPENSSFASDRAKLEEFTQYLFNDSQIQPASDEQNVMSRVNSFYNLLQKDPSTAENKTIRNSNIFDLAEDRKVDASNHAECKSKMVDFEIQQDDDADDSGSQQENGLSRKESAGELLLNLPRINSMPHFLFPMPEDSGSHVR